From Methanocalculus natronophilus, one genomic window encodes:
- a CDS encoding protein translocase SEC61 complex subunit gamma: MDMPELKRPDFKGFNINEELFRKYIRVLKLARTPTREEFTKIGLVAAIGIFIIGLIGFLLYEIMLLA, encoded by the coding sequence ATGGATATGCCTGAATTGAAGAGGCCTGATTTCAAAGGTTTCAATATTAATGAAGAACTCTTCCGGAAATATATCCGTGTCCTGAAACTGGCGCGGACTCCGACACGTGAAGAGTTTACGAAGATCGGCCTTGTTGCGGCGATTGGAATTTTCATCATCGGACTGATAGGATTCCTCCTCTACGAGATCATGCTTCTGGCATAA
- the ftsZ gene encoding cell division protein FtsZ, translating to MRSIVEEALSRKKEEEAEEAAYSSSSTERTPIVDAQNEPAPEGYVEDDDFDDVLASLRTIITVIGCGGGGSNTVNRMFEENIHGAQMIAINTDAQHLAMIKSDRRMLIGRQTTKGLGAGAVPRRGEEAAIESEDDIHRVLAGSHMVFVTAGLGGGTGTGSAPIVAKAAREEGALTIAVVTLPFTAEGANRMENAEAGLEHLREVADTVIVVPNDRLLEVVPRLPLATAFKVADEVLMKAVKGITELITLPGLVNLDFADVRSVMEQGGIAMIGMGESDSEDKAGDSVKKALRSPLLDVDISGATAALVNVVGGPDMTMSEAEGVVQEIYERIDPDARIIWGAQIDPAMENRMRTMLIVTGVQSPQIYGKIEEPYHGQRVQKQYDIDFLK from the coding sequence ATGAGATCAATTGTGGAAGAGGCATTATCACGGAAGAAGGAAGAAGAAGCGGAGGAAGCAGCATATTCCTCTTCATCAACCGAACGCACACCTATTGTGGATGCTCAGAATGAACCGGCTCCTGAAGGATATGTCGAGGATGATGACTTTGACGATGTCCTTGCATCACTTCGCACAATCATCACGGTCATCGGATGCGGTGGTGGCGGATCAAACACCGTCAACAGGATGTTTGAAGAGAATATCCATGGCGCACAGATGATCGCAATCAACACCGATGCCCAGCACCTCGCAATGATCAAGTCCGATCGGAGGATGCTGATCGGCAGGCAGACAACAAAAGGCCTGGGCGCAGGTGCAGTACCCCGCCGGGGCGAGGAAGCGGCAATCGAGAGCGAGGATGATATTCACCGGGTTCTTGCCGGAAGCCACATGGTCTTTGTCACTGCCGGTCTCGGTGGCGGTACAGGTACCGGATCCGCACCCATCGTCGCAAAAGCCGCCCGTGAAGAGGGGGCGCTCACCATCGCTGTGGTGACACTCCCCTTCACGGCCGAGGGAGCAAACAGGATGGAGAATGCCGAAGCCGGACTTGAACACCTTCGTGAAGTTGCAGATACTGTCATTGTCGTTCCAAACGACCGGCTTCTCGAAGTCGTACCCCGCCTCCCGCTCGCCACCGCTTTCAAGGTTGCCGATGAGGTGCTGATGAAAGCAGTCAAAGGCATCACCGAACTGATCACCCTCCCCGGGCTTGTCAACCTGGACTTTGCCGATGTCCGGTCTGTCATGGAACAGGGCGGTATCGCCATGATCGGGATGGGAGAATCCGATTCCGAAGATAAAGCAGGAGATTCCGTGAAGAAAGCCCTCCGCTCACCACTCCTTGATGTCGATATCTCAGGCGCAACTGCAGCGCTCGTCAATGTTGTCGGAGGCCCCGACATGACAATGTCCGAGGCTGAAGGTGTTGTACAGGAGATATACGAGAGAATCGATCCGGACGCACGGATCATCTGGGGTGCACAGATCGATCCCGCGATGGAGAACAGAATGAGGACGATGCTGATCGTGACCGGTGTTCAGTCACCCCAGATCTATGGGAAGATCGAAGAGCCATATCACGGGCAGCGTGTCCAGAAACAGTATGACATAGATTTCCTTAAGTGA
- a CDS encoding 50S ribosomal protein L11 — protein sequence MAETVEVLVPGGRATAGPPLGPALGPLGINVKGVVDEINLKTKEFNGMTVPVTVEVDDKKNFTITVGIPPTTALVLKEAGSEKGSSSPNTQPVGDLPLEAVIRIARMKQESMLSYDLRNAVKEVMGTCRSVGVTIEGMKSKDAIAAIDAGQFDDQLNA from the coding sequence ATGGCAGAAACTGTCGAGGTACTGGTACCCGGCGGTAGAGCAACCGCAGGCCCGCCATTGGGCCCTGCGCTGGGTCCTCTTGGAATCAACGTGAAGGGCGTCGTTGACGAGATCAATCTCAAGACGAAAGAATTCAATGGAATGACAGTGCCGGTCACGGTGGAGGTCGACGATAAGAAGAACTTCACCATCACGGTGGGTATCCCGCCGACGACTGCACTGGTTCTGAAAGAAGCTGGTTCCGAGAAGGGGTCATCAAGCCCGAATACCCAGCCGGTTGGTGATCTGCCGCTCGAAGCGGTCATCAGGATCGCCCGCATGAAACAGGAGTCGATGCTCTCCTATGACCTCAGGAATGCGGTCAAGGAGGTTATGGGCACCTGTCGCTCTGTAGGAGTGACAATCGAAGGCATGAAGTCAAAAGATGCGATTGCCGCGATTGATGCGGGTCAGTTCGATGATCAGCTGAACGCATAG
- the glp gene encoding gephyrin-like molybdotransferase Glp — protein MSRFLRVIPVEDALQTLLSIAPSPGEERLPLADAVFRIAASDVTAPEDMPGFARSIVDGYAVLAADTAGAGESLPSMLTCTGRVEMGSADPGSVRAGECRYVPTGGMVPLGADAVVMIEYTESAGDSVLVMRPLAEGENIVCADEDFQKNEVIISAGRPILPQEAGVLAAAGISSVLVRRVPGIAVIATGNEIVPPETHPSPGEVRDVNSIVCESFIRQCGCIPISCGIVPDDPGLLTAALRDAIACADAVIISGGSSKDERDASAEVITELGRLLVHGIAISPGKPTIIGEVAGKPVIGLPGHPSSAFMVLRAITGPLLEAMSGSAIRYHTCQATLDASIPSAKGREDYVRVRLNGDTATPLFSKSGLLHTLVQSDGYVRVPAGSEGYETGSGVEVILW, from the coding sequence ATGAGCCGTTTTCTCCGGGTTATTCCGGTTGAAGACGCTCTGCAGACCCTCCTTTCAATCGCACCCTCTCCCGGGGAAGAGCGTCTGCCTCTTGCAGATGCGGTTTTTCGCATAGCTGCATCAGATGTCACCGCCCCGGAGGATATGCCGGGGTTTGCACGATCTATAGTGGATGGCTATGCGGTTCTTGCTGCAGATACCGCGGGAGCTGGCGAATCGCTCCCGTCCATGCTCACCTGCACGGGACGGGTCGAGATGGGATCTGCGGATCCGGGTTCGGTCCGGGCAGGGGAATGCCGGTATGTCCCGACCGGAGGGATGGTGCCTTTGGGTGCGGATGCAGTGGTGATGATCGAGTATACCGAATCAGCAGGGGATTCTGTCCTGGTGATGCGCCCCCTGGCAGAAGGGGAGAATATTGTTTGTGCTGATGAGGATTTCCAGAAAAACGAAGTGATTATTTCAGCAGGGCGGCCGATTCTTCCCCAGGAGGCAGGCGTGCTCGCCGCAGCGGGCATATCATCTGTCCTGGTCAGGCGTGTGCCCGGGATTGCCGTTATAGCAACCGGAAACGAGATTGTACCTCCGGAGACTCACCCCTCTCCCGGCGAGGTGCGGGATGTCAACTCGATCGTCTGCGAATCATTCATCCGCCAGTGCGGGTGCATACCCATCTCCTGCGGTATTGTTCCAGATGATCCCGGTCTGCTCACCGCAGCTCTCAGGGACGCAATCGCTTGTGCGGATGCTGTTATCATCTCCGGCGGGAGCTCCAAGGACGAGCGGGATGCATCTGCAGAGGTGATAACCGAACTTGGCCGCCTGCTCGTCCATGGGATCGCCATCTCTCCTGGAAAACCGACGATCATCGGGGAGGTCGCCGGAAAGCCTGTCATCGGGTTGCCGGGACATCCGTCATCGGCATTCATGGTTCTGCGAGCCATAACCGGCCCGCTGCTTGAGGCAATGAGCGGCTCTGCAATCCGGTACCATACATGCCAGGCTACCCTGGATGCGTCGATTCCCTCTGCAAAAGGGAGAGAGGATTATGTCCGGGTCAGGCTCAACGGGGATACCGCAACCCCGCTCTTCTCAAAATCCGGCCTGCTTCATACGCTTGTCCAGAGCGACGGGTATGTCCGGGTGCCTGCGGGATCTGAAGGATACGAGACTGGATCAGGTGTGGAGGTGATATTGTGGTAA
- a CDS encoding 50S ribosomal protein L10: MAIYTRHLPQWKQDIVEEIKKNVGEYAVLGIIDTYGIPATQFQQIRRNLKDTTVIRVLRNTLIEHAFSDLGGVYEDLKDHITGHSALLFTNENPFKLFKSLEQTKTKRVAKAGEIAPEDIVVAKGPTSFKPGPIVSELQQAGIPATIEGGKVKIRETKTVVKAGEAIDRKKVGILSKLQIKPMDVGLSLHVALYQDQLYLSDVLDIDEAEYYNNLILAVQQAFNLSVNAAYPTAFTIETILGKAYREARGLGIEAAVYEKDCIDDIIGKAYRQMNTLKALVE, translated from the coding sequence ATGGCAATTTATACCCGCCACCTGCCTCAGTGGAAACAAGACATTGTCGAAGAGATCAAGAAGAACGTGGGTGAGTATGCAGTACTTGGTATCATCGATACCTATGGCATCCCGGCCACACAGTTCCAGCAGATCCGACGCAACCTCAAAGACACCACCGTCATCAGAGTGCTGAGAAATACGCTTATCGAACATGCGTTCTCAGATCTTGGCGGCGTCTACGAGGACCTCAAAGATCATATCACCGGACACTCTGCATTGCTGTTCACAAACGAAAACCCGTTTAAGCTTTTCAAGTCCCTTGAGCAGACGAAGACGAAGCGAGTCGCAAAAGCAGGCGAGATCGCTCCCGAAGATATCGTTGTTGCAAAAGGACCGACAAGCTTCAAGCCAGGGCCAATTGTCAGTGAACTTCAGCAGGCAGGAATTCCCGCCACCATCGAAGGAGGCAAGGTGAAGATCCGTGAGACAAAGACAGTCGTGAAAGCAGGAGAGGCAATTGACCGGAAGAAGGTCGGAATCCTCTCAAAACTCCAGATCAAACCAATGGATGTTGGTCTTTCGCTTCATGTCGCTCTGTACCAGGATCAGCTGTACCTCTCAGACGTTCTCGACATTGACGAGGCCGAATATTATAACAATCTCATCCTCGCTGTCCAGCAGGCATTCAACCTCTCGGTTAATGCAGCATATCCAACTGCATTCACGATTGAGACGATCCTTGGCAAGGCATACCGCGAGGCACGCGGTCTCGGCATAGAGGCTGCCGTCTACGAGAAAGATTGTATCGATGACATCATCGGTAAGGCATACAGACAGATGAACACACTAAAAGCATTAGTTGAATAA
- a CDS encoding transcription elongation factor Spt5, giving the protein MTEAENHYYAVKTTSKQERAVADAIFRSIERKLVDIRVSSVIVPGELKGYVIIESPEGRGRIQELIEQIPSARSLVPGETKLEEVQHYLVPKPVVSGIEEGTIVELIAGPFKGEKAVVKRIDLGKEEITVELYESIVPIPITVRGDHVRVIERRSDD; this is encoded by the coding sequence ATGACCGAGGCTGAAAACCACTACTACGCCGTCAAGACGACTTCAAAGCAGGAACGTGCTGTAGCCGATGCAATATTCCGATCAATTGAACGGAAGCTGGTCGATATACGGGTCTCATCAGTGATCGTTCCCGGAGAGCTCAAAGGATATGTGATCATCGAATCACCCGAGGGGCGGGGACGTATCCAGGAGCTGATCGAGCAGATACCAAGTGCACGATCACTTGTGCCCGGTGAGACAAAGCTCGAAGAGGTGCAGCATTACCTGGTGCCGAAGCCTGTCGTCTCGGGGATAGAAGAGGGGACAATTGTCGAGCTGATCGCAGGGCCGTTCAAAGGTGAAAAGGCCGTTGTCAAACGGATTGATCTTGGAAAAGAAGAGATCACCGTTGAACTCTATGAAAGCATTGTTCCAATCCCAATCACTGTTCGCGGCGACCACGTCAGGGTCATCGAACGAAGAAGCGATGACTGA
- a CDS encoding 50S ribosomal protein L1 — protein sequence MVEITQIQNAVSAAIEQAPKRKFRESVDITVNLKNIDMAQPKNRIDTTILLPESAGTKKIAVLGKGDITSQAKEAGVDTIIGPEEIERLGGEPREARQVACDYDYFLAETAVMPLVGRFLGPRLGPRGKMPMPIPPGQDIRPIVERLRGSIKIRTKDKLTFSAKIGNTEMSPEELAANISAVLKRVETTLEQGSQNIRSVYVKTTMGPAVKVI from the coding sequence ATGGTTGAAATAACCCAGATTCAGAATGCCGTATCCGCGGCTATCGAGCAGGCCCCGAAGAGGAAATTCAGGGAGAGTGTGGACATAACCGTCAACCTGAAGAACATCGACATGGCCCAGCCGAAAAACCGTATTGATACGACGATTCTTCTGCCAGAGAGTGCAGGCACCAAAAAGATAGCGGTTCTGGGCAAAGGGGATATCACATCCCAGGCAAAAGAGGCAGGTGTTGATACTATTATCGGCCCTGAAGAGATCGAACGCCTGGGAGGAGAACCGCGTGAAGCCAGACAGGTTGCATGCGATTATGACTATTTCCTTGCAGAGACCGCCGTTATGCCACTCGTAGGCCGATTTTTAGGTCCAAGACTTGGACCACGCGGCAAGATGCCGATGCCCATCCCACCGGGACAGGACATCAGGCCTATAGTCGAACGTCTGCGTGGATCGATCAAGATCAGGACCAAAGACAAGCTGACATTTTCTGCAAAAATCGGGAACACTGAGATGAGTCCTGAAGAGCTTGCAGCAAATATCAGTGCAGTCCTCAAAAGGGTCGAAACTACTCTGGAGCAGGGTTCACAGAATATCCGCTCGGTCTATGTCAAAACGACCATGGGCCCGGCAGTGAAGGTGATCTAG
- a CDS encoding D-aminoacyl-tRNA deacylase: protein MVTALVYSALDPAGLAIRSALDELIEDGSGPAWPLLEEDYFFHRTEGRLIYADGLDQEIQADRIIFLSRHTSERPYPVLTVHVTGNFAEAAYGGRPNELAVADPKMMQAVLKNLNRFVPKGYRVAYEVTHHGPTDLKTPSFFVEIGSTENEWRDPEAAHAVARSVLMAKPGNAVPLIGFGGTHYAVRQTAIAGSTRGAFGHIAHTREISSLTPELVALMAERSGAVAGYIDRKAMTRTEAKQVRSLLQQAGLPVITEGTMHELGDVGWQTWCRAADLAATHYPGSVIKNHGMAGDCDPEIVSIHEELLQEALRADEEAFLTLLDTITPSIRITTGGSAALPLFIGCREQKEQLASDLITLCVQQITKHSLSVVEGDRLIIRRDRFDPEKARMLGVPPGPLFGRLAAGLEITVGESLIKPEMVSSRDEREITIPGLERYT, encoded by the coding sequence ATGGTGACAGCACTCGTCTATTCCGCGCTTGACCCCGCGGGACTGGCAATACGATCAGCTCTCGATGAACTCATAGAAGATGGATCAGGGCCCGCCTGGCCACTTCTTGAGGAAGACTATTTCTTCCACAGGACCGAAGGCAGGCTGATCTATGCAGATGGTCTTGACCAGGAGATCCAGGCAGACCGGATCATATTCCTCTCACGCCATACAAGTGAGCGGCCCTACCCGGTGCTGACAGTCCATGTCACCGGCAACTTCGCCGAAGCTGCATATGGCGGCAGACCCAATGAACTGGCAGTCGCAGATCCGAAGATGATGCAGGCTGTTTTGAAGAACCTGAACCGTTTTGTCCCAAAGGGATATCGGGTCGCCTATGAAGTAACCCATCACGGCCCAACAGATCTGAAAACTCCCTCGTTCTTTGTTGAGATTGGGAGCACAGAAAACGAGTGGCGTGATCCGGAAGCAGCCCATGCCGTTGCCAGAAGTGTCCTTATGGCAAAACCCGGCAATGCTGTACCGCTCATAGGATTTGGAGGGACCCATTACGCTGTCCGGCAGACCGCCATTGCAGGCAGCACACGGGGAGCGTTTGGGCATATCGCACATACAAGGGAGATCTCAAGCCTGACCCCTGAACTTGTTGCGCTGATGGCTGAAAGATCCGGCGCGGTGGCGGGATACATCGACAGAAAAGCCATGACAAGAACAGAGGCAAAACAAGTCAGGTCACTTCTGCAGCAGGCAGGCCTGCCAGTCATCACCGAGGGAACCATGCACGAGCTTGGGGATGTTGGCTGGCAGACCTGGTGCAGGGCAGCTGACCTTGCAGCAACACATTACCCCGGATCCGTGATTAAAAACCATGGCATGGCAGGGGACTGTGATCCGGAGATTGTATCGATCCATGAAGAGCTCCTCCAGGAAGCGCTCCGCGCCGATGAGGAGGCGTTTCTTACGCTCCTCGATACCATCACTCCGTCAATCAGAATCACAACAGGCGGTTCTGCAGCCCTCCCTCTCTTCATCGGGTGTCGTGAGCAGAAAGAACAATTAGCAAGTGATTTAATAACCCTGTGTGTACAACAGATTACGAAACATTCTCTCTCTGTTGTCGAGGGTGATCGCCTTATCATCAGGAGAGATCGTTTTGACCCTGAGAAAGCGCGCATGCTTGGGGTACCCCCTGGGCCACTCTTTGGCAGACTCGCCGCCGGACTGGAGATCACTGTCGGGGAGAGTCTTATAAAGCCGGAGATGGTCTCCTCCCGTGATGAGCGGGAGATAACAATTCCGGGATTGGAGAGATATACATGA
- the hypF gene encoding carbamoyltransferase HypF, with protein sequence MRRSGTIIVRGIVQGVGFRPFVYAMAVSLGIRGSVTNLGSEVVIHAEGDRFEDFLKAISKGPRLAAIDEVIVTDLQAAPRAGFSICESGSGSLSGLIPPDVATCDACIADINQLNGRYSGYWATSCLDCGPRYSIIRALPYDRIRTTMDQFPLCPACEEEYWNPDSRRHHAQTIACEACGPSLTLLDPEGRPLPVGDQIRKTAEFLDAGKILAIRGIGGFHIACIESQAERLKTRLGRSKQPLAIMADLDVAEEICHLGAEDRAALTSPARPIAVLEKRDHSAHNTITNLHTIGVMLPYTALHHLLFQHLKAPLLVMTSANIPGDPMITGIDRAMSRLRGTVDYFLTHDRVIQNRCDDSVIRDGLIIRLSRGMAPRRQRIDLGDCRILGVGPELNANATIYQHGFCITSPHIGNIRNPGTVRYLEETVERLSRLTGFSPDIIACDAHPQFLSTRFAHELAASTGAEVIPVQHHRAHIAATTQQRCVGIAIDGVGYGDDGTVWGGEIFVGRVPDYRRAAHLEEVLMPGGDAATTHPGRMLYGILPDDRVLEVLSDHGWSDVALSALAHQVSRRFNTMTTTSTGRVLDAASALLGICSERTYDGEPAMRLEAAAASGKPEPWEPVVMESGGVEIFSTRQLMEEALNRYLGIAHEQPMVRRRGIADIAASVQYNLATGIAHLAVSAANESGSTLAALSGGVCYNTMIRTTICNELERAGIQPVINCDYPLGDGCISYGQVISAAYRVKKE encoded by the coding sequence ATGCGGAGATCAGGCACTATCATTGTCCGCGGGATCGTTCAGGGAGTTGGATTTCGCCCCTTTGTCTATGCCATGGCAGTCTCGCTCGGTATCCGTGGGTCGGTTACGAACCTCGGGAGCGAAGTTGTCATTCATGCCGAAGGAGACCGTTTTGAAGACTTTTTGAAAGCGATTTCAAAAGGCCCCCGCCTTGCAGCAATAGACGAGGTGATCGTAACAGACCTGCAAGCTGCACCCCGGGCTGGCTTTTCCATATGTGAGAGCGGTTCAGGAAGCCTCTCTGGCCTGATCCCCCCTGATGTTGCGACATGCGATGCGTGTATTGCTGATATAAACCAGCTCAATGGGCGTTATTCCGGCTATTGGGCCACGTCATGCCTTGATTGCGGCCCGAGATACAGCATTATCCGCGCGCTTCCATACGACCGTATCCGGACAACAATGGATCAGTTCCCCCTCTGCCCTGCATGTGAGGAGGAGTACTGGAACCCGGACTCCCGGCGCCACCATGCCCAGACAATCGCCTGTGAGGCCTGCGGCCCTTCCCTGACCCTTCTCGATCCCGAGGGCAGGCCTCTGCCGGTTGGAGATCAGATCCGAAAAACGGCAGAATTTCTGGATGCCGGAAAGATTCTGGCAATCCGTGGTATCGGCGGATTTCATATCGCCTGTATAGAATCGCAGGCAGAACGGCTGAAGACGAGGCTTGGACGATCCAAACAGCCTCTTGCCATCATGGCTGACCTGGATGTCGCAGAAGAGATCTGTCACCTGGGAGCAGAAGACAGGGCAGCTCTCACCAGTCCTGCACGGCCCATTGCAGTTCTTGAGAAGCGGGATCATTCTGCTCACAACACCATCACAAACCTCCATACCATCGGGGTAATGCTCCCCTATACCGCACTGCATCACCTCCTCTTTCAGCACCTGAAGGCACCGCTTCTCGTGATGACGAGTGCAAATATACCAGGGGATCCCATGATCACCGGGATTGACCGGGCAATGTCGCGCCTCCGTGGGACAGTTGACTACTTCCTCACGCATGACCGGGTGATCCAGAACAGGTGTGATGACTCGGTGATCCGGGATGGTCTCATCATCAGGCTCTCCCGCGGGATGGCGCCCAGGCGGCAGCGGATCGATCTGGGTGACTGTCGCATTCTTGGTGTCGGCCCTGAGCTGAATGCGAATGCCACCATCTACCAGCATGGCTTCTGTATAACCTCCCCGCATATCGGCAACATCAGAAACCCTGGAACGGTCCGGTACCTGGAAGAGACCGTTGAGCGGCTATCCCGGCTCACCGGTTTCTCCCCGGATATCATCGCCTGTGATGCCCACCCTCAGTTCCTCTCGACGCGGTTTGCCCATGAGCTTGCAGCATCAACCGGTGCTGAGGTTATCCCGGTTCAGCATCACCGTGCCCATATCGCGGCAACGACACAACAGCGGTGTGTCGGGATTGCAATTGATGGTGTCGGGTATGGGGATGACGGCACCGTCTGGGGCGGCGAGATCTTTGTCGGAAGAGTACCCGACTACAGGAGGGCTGCCCATCTTGAAGAGGTGCTGATGCCCGGTGGCGATGCCGCGACAACCCATCCCGGCCGGATGCTGTATGGGATCCTGCCGGATGACCGTGTTCTTGAGGTCCTCTCGGATCACGGGTGGAGCGATGTTGCGCTCTCAGCCCTTGCCCACCAGGTCAGCAGGCGGTTCAATACAATGACAACCACCAGCACCGGCCGGGTGCTTGATGCCGCCTCAGCACTGCTTGGTATCTGCAGCGAGCGGACCTATGATGGTGAGCCTGCAATGCGGCTTGAAGCAGCTGCTGCATCCGGGAAGCCAGAGCCCTGGGAGCCTGTTGTGATGGAATCGGGAGGAGTGGAGATCTTTTCCACACGACAGCTTATGGAAGAGGCGCTCAACCGCTATCTTGGCATTGCTCATGAACAGCCGATGGTACGGCGCCGCGGTATTGCGGATATTGCTGCCTCGGTTCAGTATAACCTTGCAACGGGTATTGCGCACCTCGCGGTATCAGCTGCCAATGAGAGCGGTAGTACGCTTGCAGCCCTCTCAGGCGGTGTCTGTTACAACACCATGATCCGCACAACCATCTGCAACGAGCTTGAGAGAGCCGGGATCCAGCCGGTGATCAATTGTGACTATCCTCTCGGGGATGGCTGTATCTCGTATGGTCAGGTTATATCTGCTGCATACCGTGTGAAGAAAGAATAA
- a CDS encoding ArsR family transcriptional regulator, translating into MTDHPKTKIVSDPVELVPLLVTFNNSGYKVVYEMLSKSWVTESELCEHHDQECISHCLKMLKKGNLIEEQWRTEAGKKPEKEYRVNYFKFRANFQCSMEDLVSMLYISTSNDESLRDLSDRIKTEVDLGNTSIGEIARKVGVKPIYVKGIAKRLPHFDVRGQGLILLDGER; encoded by the coding sequence GTGACGGATCATCCTAAGACAAAAATTGTCAGCGACCCTGTGGAGCTCGTGCCGCTCCTTGTTACATTTAACAACTCAGGGTATAAAGTAGTGTATGAAATGCTCTCGAAGTCATGGGTGACTGAATCTGAGCTCTGTGAACACCATGACCAGGAATGCATCAGCCATTGCCTGAAGATGCTTAAGAAAGGAAACCTCATCGAAGAGCAGTGGCGAACCGAGGCAGGCAAAAAACCAGAGAAGGAATACCGGGTCAATTACTTCAAGTTCAGGGCAAATTTCCAGTGTTCCATGGAAGACCTCGTCTCAATGCTCTATATATCAACATCAAACGATGAGTCACTGAGGGATCTCTCAGACCGGATTAAAACCGAGGTTGATCTGGGGAATACCTCTATTGGGGAGATCGCGCGGAAAGTCGGTGTGAAACCGATCTATGTGAAAGGCATAGCAAAACGCCTTCCTCATTTCGATGTCCGGGGCCAGGGGTTGATACTCCTTGACGGAGAGCGATAG
- the rpl12p gene encoding 50S ribosomal protein P1 codes for MEYIYAALLLHSAGKPVEEESVMAVLSAAGIATDESRVKALVAALDGVDIQEAITKAAAAPVAAAAAPAAAAAPAAAEEAPEEEEESKKEEEEESGMAGLGALFG; via the coding sequence ATGGAGTATATTTACGCTGCTCTCTTACTGCACTCCGCTGGAAAGCCAGTAGAGGAAGAATCGGTTATGGCAGTTCTCTCTGCCGCTGGTATCGCTACAGATGAATCCCGTGTGAAGGCGCTTGTTGCTGCCCTCGACGGTGTTGACATTCAGGAAGCCATCACCAAGGCAGCTGCAGCACCTGTTGCAGCAGCCGCAGCACCGGCAGCTGCAGCAGCACCTGCCGCCGCTGAAGAGGCTCCCGAAGAGGAAGAAGAGTCAAAGAAGGAAGAGGAAGAAGAGTCCGGCATGGCCGGCCTTGGTGCCCTCTTCGGCTAA
- a CDS encoding winged helix-turn-helix transcriptional regulator gives MTESDRDPLSILLRSKRETTRFQVLVEIAEHQPSIRQQEIAEKLGVTPQAISEYIRDLADDGLIVAEGRGRYSVTRKGVEWVLQNAEQLESYARHVRRDIIQQVAVWAAIAGEEIQKGDEVGVYMKGGWLYAGSEPRSAMGVAIDDAEKGSDVGIARLNGIIDHTEGTICVCKVPRIERGGSRVIEREQLYKIVQKAEIVGAVGVEAYMALKKSGIRSDMFYGAREGVIEAAFHGMNCAIIVVDSEFTDFIKRLETAGLSYTIHDLAAQ, from the coding sequence TTGACGGAGAGCGATAGAGACCCCCTCAGCATCCTTCTCCGGAGTAAGAGAGAGACCACACGGTTTCAGGTACTGGTCGAGATAGCCGAGCACCAGCCGTCGATCAGGCAGCAGGAGATAGCAGAAAAGCTCGGTGTAACACCACAGGCAATCTCTGAATATATCCGTGATCTGGCAGATGACGGCCTGATTGTTGCCGAGGGGCGCGGCAGGTACAGTGTCACCAGAAAAGGTGTAGAATGGGTACTGCAGAATGCTGAACAGCTGGAAAGCTATGCACGCCATGTCAGGCGCGATATTATCCAGCAGGTTGCAGTCTGGGCTGCAATCGCCGGAGAAGAGATCCAGAAAGGTGATGAAGTCGGTGTGTACATGAAAGGAGGGTGGCTCTATGCCGGAAGCGAGCCGCGATCTGCAATGGGTGTTGCAATCGATGATGCCGAGAAGGGAAGCGATGTCGGGATCGCACGGTTAAACGGCATCATTGATCATACCGAAGGTACCATCTGCGTCTGTAAAGTCCCACGGATAGAGCGGGGCGGATCCCGCGTAATCGAGAGAGAGCAGCTCTATAAAATCGTTCAGAAGGCCGAGATCGTCGGTGCTGTCGGTGTAGAGGCATATATGGCACTCAAAAAATCAGGAATCAGATCTGATATGTTCTATGGCGCACGCGAAGGAGTCATCGAAGCTGCGTTCCACGGGATGAACTGTGCTATTATCGTTGTTGATTCCGAGTTTACCGATTTTATCAAGCGTCTTGAGACGGCCGGCCTCTCCTATACAATCCACGATCTGGCAGCTCAATAA